From a single Erpetoichthys calabaricus chromosome 1, fErpCal1.3, whole genome shotgun sequence genomic region:
- the wbp1 gene encoding WW domain-binding protein 1: MSRAGVGSLFYLLYSGTCLAQAKEFCFGVNNEPYRCEMGYCCGETECCTYYYELWWFWLVWSVIIMLSCCCAYRHRRVKMRLQQEQRQREISLMAYQSASSTFISPPPINFRFWTNCKLPAYEEIAGHPPTPPPPYSETDGSPGPLADILLSPPSSVLLMVNSPAQAQEEEPTSCSHDITAPGNEESNLNSPNSPSASLGEEVNDLEGALDRHVQEESAPESPGSEPLGVEGLEDPSTRRRHVTGDSGIEVCICHMDDNSGSEDDDGECCQARIPKTADQEASKQTQSVAKATERSHLV, encoded by the exons ATGAGTCGGGCTGGCGTGGGCTCTCTCTTCTACCTGCTTTACTCAGGGACCTGTTTGGCGCAG GCCAAAGAGTTCTGCTTTGGGGTGAATAATGAGCCATACCGCTGTGAGATGGGGTACTGCTGTGGTGAGACAGAATGCTGCACCTACTACTATGAGCTCTGGT GGTTTTGGCTTGTGTGGAGTGTCATCATCATGCTCAGCTGCTGTTGTGCCTATAGGCACAGACGAGTCAAAATGCGTCTGCAACAAGAACAGCGGCAGAGGGAAATCAGCTTGATGGCATACCAGAGTGCCTCTAGCACATTTATTTCTCCACCACCCATCAACTTCA GATTCTGGACAAACTGCAAGCTTCCCGCTTATGAGGAAATAGCAGGTCAtccaccaacccctcctcccccctACTCCGAAACAGATGGCAGCCCTGGTCCACTTGCTGATATTCTCCTAAGCCCGCCAAGCTCAGTGCTACTGATGGTGAATTCACCAGCACAAGCACAAGAAGAGGAGCCTACCAGCTGCAGCCATGACATTACAGCCCCTGGAAATGAGGAGTCTAATTTAAACTCGCCAAACTCTCCCTCTGCTTCTTTAGGAGAGGAGGTAAATGATTTGGAGGGAGCACTGGATCGGCATGTCCAAGAAGAAAGCGCCCCAGAGTCTCCAGGTTCAGAGCCCCTCGGTGTAGAGGGTTTGGAGGATCCAAGCACGCGCAGGAGACATGTGACTGGTGACTCAGGCATTGAGGTGTGCATCTGTCACATGGATGACAACTCCGGCTCAGAGGATGATGATGGAGAATGCTGCCAGGCTAGGATCCCAAAAACTGCTGACCAGGAAGCCAGTAAGCAGACACAATCTGTTGCTAAGGCAACAGAGAGAAGTCACCTGGTATAG